Below is a genomic region from Brassica oleracea var. oleracea cultivar TO1000 chromosome C9, BOL, whole genome shotgun sequence.
TCAAACCCACTAACCAAACTAACTAGAGAAATAAGGTTTTTGATTGAAATGTCCATGTCTGGTTTTGCTTTTACAAGGACAAAAGAGTCTTTAACCAATAGAAAGTATCTTAATAGTACAATCTTCTCTCCAATGTAATAAAAACGCATAAAGTGTCTATTTGTGTTATAAACTCAATTAAATATCAGACCTAAAAGTATTTTATTAAATCGAGATTGTAGAATCAGGACGAAAAAACCAGAGACGGTAGTTAACTATAGTAGTAGTCAATAATATATATAGTCACAGAGAGGAAAGAGACAAGAAAATACTCGAATGATTTTCCCAGAATATTCCTTTTGTCTGCTTTACGCTGAAAAATTCGCTGTACATAGAATCTTCTAACAAGAATTTTGAATGCATTTCAATTTACTTTTTTCAAGATCAAACCCATCAACAGGGAGGCTCACAAATCATTTTGATTTTACTTATCTCAAATGCCAATGTAGATTACATGCGAATTCCAAAAGACAAACAAACAGTCATTACAAGAAGAGAACGAGAGAAGATTTTAGCTACAATTGGAGGTTGAAGACAGCACAAGACTTGTGTTGAGTTGGTTTGGTTTGGTGTTCATTTGAACGTGGAGAGACGAGGAAGTTTGTCCCTCAGATAGTAAAGCCTCGCTCTTCTTACTTTCCTGTGACTCACCACTTTTATCTCCTTTATGTTTGGTGAGTATCTGTTCATTTCAAAAACACACACATATCAGGTACCTTATGCTAAACACATGTAACTTTTTAAGACCCTTATCTCTATCCTACTTACATTTAAGCTTCCCAACAAACGAGAGATAGTGTGCAACATTAAGAGAGGTAAGAAAGAAGATAAGACTTACAGAGGAAAGACGATTTCAACGCCAATGCCAGCAATGATTCTGCGGATACGAATAGTAGTGTGGATGCCTGCGTTCTGTCTAGACATCACTATTCCTTTGTAGATCGATAGCCTACGTCTGTTCTCAGGCACTTCCTGTCAAAAATCCAAACCCACCACCATATCTCAAAATCAAAATCAAATCTTGCAGTTTCAGATTATACCAAAAGAAGGCAGAACTTACCAGCTTGATCTCGACAATGTCCCCTGTCCTAATTTCTGGAACCGGTCTGACTTTCTCCGAAACCTCAATTGCTTTCTGGTTCAGTATCTACACAAACAAAAAGTAAACCCAAAAATTTCATCTCTCTGGCTGATTACTGATTAGAACCAAAACGCAAATATTCTTACAGAACATATATTTGATATTATTACAGCAAATTTTCACAATGAAATCAATCCTAAGGTAATGTTATAGAATAGCATTTGAAAAATTTAACTAACTTACACCCATGACATCTCCGAGCTTGGTCCTTGGCTTCCACGGAGGTTTAGCTTCCTCCACCTCAGCGGCTTCCACCGTTTCAGCAACAACCCCCGCATCAGCTTCAGTGCTCTCTTCGGCTTTGGCGATGAACTCCCTTCTCTTCCTGGAATCGATCGCGCCGGAATGATTTAGAAAACCCTTAGAAACTGAGATACGAGAGTGCACTGACGATGCTCGTGGTAGAAATGAAGAAACCCCTAAACTCTTAGACGACCGATTAGGGATTCTAGGTATCATATGCAATGCCTGCATACAAAATTCAAAGAATCATAATGTGAAGTTTGTTTCTGAGGCAGAGGAAAAAAAAGAACCTGAGGAAGAAGATGAGAGCTTGTCGCCATGTTTGCACAAACCCAATACTTCAGAGTAATGATGGAGCCTTATCAGCATCTCTCCTTATCCTCGATTGCAATTAGTTATATGGGCTATTCACTAATTTTTATTTTCGTATACAATTGGGCCTATGCGGTTAGGCCCATGGCCATGGGTACCAGAGCTGATTTCCGCAACTAATTTCGACATCACATTATGGTAATGGTAATAGTTTCATGATTGGTGACTGTTTTAAACAAAATGTATTCGTTTTCAATATCATACTGTTTTATTATTTAGTAACTATGAAATCAATCTTTACTATTGCATACATGAGATTTTTAAAAAATAAGCCAATGAAATCCATATCACATGCTTACATAATCTGTTTTGAACCTTATACTTCTAGAACTGCGTATACGTGTATATGTTTCTATTGTCGTGGAGAGCAATATTAATATTGTTTCGATTATTTTCTAACAATATCTTTGTCGGCAGACCACTTTCATTATCTTGTAAAGAAGTACAAACGATCACCTCAGGTACGTATCATCATAGTTTTGATTAGTATTAAGCTCTTGTCACTACAAGAAATCACTCAAATAGCTACTGATTTTTTTCTAGCTAAAAGGGACAATCTGTCGCTAGAATAAAGAACGCAACGGATGGCTACGGATAGGAATCGTGGCGTCAGTGTCGACGCTAACTCGGATCCGTCGCCATTCTGTAACTCACTCGCTACGATTTTGCAAGAGAACTGGCCATAGCTAACAGCTACAACATGGCTAAAAATTGTTCCGTTGCTCACTAGCAACAATCTTGGCGATAGACCCTGCGTAGCTAAATTGCTACAGAGTTAACTATGGCTTATCCTTAGCAATGACATAGCTAATCTAGCTACATATTTGGCTAGAAATGTTTGTATCTAAAATGTTGGATTCAAATTACCAACAAACATGTTATAATAGCAAAAGAATGATCTATGTAGCACATTTAGCAATAGATCCATTGGTGAATACGAATCTATACAAACTGATTTTCAGAATATAAGATTTAAGTAAATTGTTTTACAACATTAGAGTATTATAAGAAAAAATCTGAAATTCCCAAATATAACAGAAATGTCGATCTGAAAATTCTAGTATCCAAACAAAAAGCTAGATCTAATAAGTGAAAACTAAAGGCATAAGAAAAACTTCTGTTGGAGATGTTTGTGTGTGGGGATGCTGAGATGTAGCTGCCACCGTGAATCAGTGAGGAGCTTGGACTGTGGAAGAGCAGAGAGAAGCTTGGACTTCAGGGGAGCAGAGAGGAGACAAGAATGCAGAGGAAAATAAAAGAGATTGGACTGCGAGTCTGCGACCACCGAGGAGACGACCGGAGACTGGACTGCTATACTGCCTTGCACCACCAGAGAGGAGATGAACGGAGAGGACACCACACCTTGCACTACCGGAGAAGAAAGAGGAGGTGAGATTCGTAGAGTTGAAAAAGAGATGAGGAGGTGAGATTCTTAGAAGGGAAAGAAAAGATGAGGAAGGGGGATGAAGATCTCAGATCTGAGAAAGAAAGATAAAAAAGGATAAATAAAAAAAAAATGTGTTTCATCCGTTAGATTAAAGTACTATCAACGGCTACGATTAGAAAAGAAGTTATCCTCGCCCTTTTACATCGACCACTAACAATCCACCTTCTTATTTTATTTTAAAATCTTGGTCA
It encodes:
- the LOC106313723 gene encoding 50S ribosomal protein L19-2, chloroplastic-like, translating into MATSSHLLPQALHMIPRIPNRSSKSLGVSSFLPRASSVHSRISVSKGFLNHSGAIDSRKRREFIAKAEESTEADAGVVAETVEAAEVEEAKPPWKPRTKLGDVMGILNQKAIEVSEKVRPVPEIRTGDIVEIKLEVPENRRRLSIYKGIVMSRQNAGIHTTIRIRRIIAGIGVEIVFPLYSPNIKEIKVVSHRKVRRARLYYLRDKLPRLSTFK